A genomic stretch from Desulfohalobium retbaense DSM 5692 includes:
- a CDS encoding GtrA family protein — protein sequence MFNPSSLCSVRFTLLYATFVAVGIVTNLGIQVTVAAALTTPLKIYLGMGLGALGSMVVKFHLDRRYIFSCGPGSLRQKGRQFAFYSLFGVVNILCFWTAELTFHFLFQPAAMRYLGALLGLVVGHSLKYRMDKHLVFGALLRDEAPASSRHLL from the coding sequence ATGTTCAATCCCTCTTCCCTGTGTTCTGTCCGTTTTACCTTGCTGTATGCGACTTTTGTAGCGGTGGGCATCGTCACAAATCTGGGCATCCAGGTGACGGTGGCCGCCGCTTTGACCACGCCCCTGAAAATCTATCTTGGCATGGGGCTAGGAGCGCTGGGCAGCATGGTGGTCAAATTCCATCTGGACCGGCGGTATATCTTTTCCTGCGGACCGGGCTCGCTGCGTCAGAAAGGGCGGCAATTCGCGTTCTACTCGCTTTTCGGCGTGGTCAATATCCTCTGTTTCTGGACCGCTGAACTCACCTTCCATTTTCTCTTCCAGCCGGCAGCCATGCGCTACCTCGGAGCTCTTCTGGGGCTGGTTGTCGGTCACAGCCTCAAATACCGCATGGACAAGCATCTGGTCTTCGGGGCTTTGCTTCGTGACGAGGCTCCTGCCTCGTCACGTCATCTCCTGTGA
- a CDS encoding V-type ATP synthase subunit D, whose amino-acid sequence MAKIKRTKGELKAQQEQLRRYQRFLPTLQLKKQQLQSAVQETQHKRRQVQQRSDQLWQNLEPWIGLFAENTDLARRLSVQQVQYTTQNVAGLDVPAIDSIELTTSWPDPHDSPPWLDAGLEVLEQAVRLRVELTVLQQREHLLTQELRKTTQRVNLFEKIKIPECQENIRVIRIALGDLQTAAVTRAKLAKAKMRQRDAAS is encoded by the coding sequence ATGGCCAAGATCAAGCGGACTAAGGGTGAACTCAAGGCCCAGCAGGAACAATTGCGCCGCTACCAACGTTTCCTGCCCACCTTGCAACTCAAAAAGCAACAACTGCAAAGCGCGGTCCAGGAAACCCAGCACAAACGGCGTCAGGTGCAGCAGCGCTCCGACCAGCTCTGGCAGAACCTGGAGCCGTGGATTGGACTGTTCGCCGAAAACACCGATCTCGCGCGGCGTCTGTCGGTCCAGCAGGTACAGTATACGACTCAGAACGTGGCCGGACTCGACGTGCCTGCCATTGACAGCATCGAATTGACCACCTCCTGGCCTGATCCGCACGACTCCCCGCCCTGGCTCGATGCCGGGCTTGAGGTCCTGGAGCAGGCGGTCCGCCTTCGGGTGGAGTTGACCGTACTGCAACAGCGCGAGCACCTTTTGACCCAGGAATTGCGCAAAACGACCCAGCGGGTGAACCTCTTTGAAAAAATCAAGATCCCCGAATGCCAGGAAAACATCAGGGTCATCCGCATCGCTCTCGGTGATCTGCAGACGGCCGCGGTCACACGGGCCAAACTCGCCAAAGCCAAAATGCGCCAAAGGGACGCCGCCTCATGA
- a CDS encoding YeeE/YedE thiosulfate transporter family protein — MSEIWLGLFSGIAFGFVIQRVGATNPDKMAKAHLMVESGIPRFMLLAVALSAIGLLGLQAADVGRTMIHPTSLVATGVAGVIFGVGWGLAGYCPGTCWAAAGEGRMDAIFAFLGGLAGAAAFAHVHETLIPTLYMPTNVGQITLAEVFGSPGLAVGILAVGLGICIWLIGLLWKDGGRDA, encoded by the coding sequence ATGAGTGAGATCTGGCTGGGCCTGTTTTCCGGCATCGCTTTCGGTTTCGTTATCCAGCGTGTCGGCGCGACGAATCCGGATAAGATGGCCAAGGCGCATTTGATGGTCGAGTCGGGGATCCCCCGTTTCATGCTCCTGGCCGTGGCCCTGTCCGCCATCGGTCTGCTCGGTTTGCAAGCAGCGGATGTCGGCCGGACCATGATTCATCCTACCAGTCTTGTGGCTACGGGGGTGGCCGGGGTCATCTTTGGTGTCGGCTGGGGACTTGCGGGCTATTGCCCGGGGACATGCTGGGCCGCCGCTGGCGAGGGGCGCATGGACGCCATTTTCGCTTTTCTCGGTGGGTTGGCCGGAGCAGCGGCTTTTGCCCATGTCCACGAAACCCTCATCCCGACGTTGTACATGCCGACCAATGTCGGCCAGATCACCCTGGCCGAGGTCTTCGGTTCTCCTGGCCTGGCGGTGGGCATACTCGCCGTGGGGCTGGGGATCTGTATCTGGCTTATCGGTTTGCTCTGGAAAGATGGGGGGCGGGATGCGTAA
- a CDS encoding V-type ATP synthase subunit A, with protein sequence MTDPHATSTAQNDAQATGRIVGVNGNLVVTEFDTPIFQNETALVHCHDLRLPAEIVRIRGNRAEMQIFEDTKDLRVGDTVSFSGELLSVELGPGLLGQVFDGLQNPLYDMAETYGTFLQRGASRPALDRTQHWEFTPEVAEGEEVKAGSWLGSVPEGIFGHKLMVPFHLRGTYTVTRISPAGTYDLNTPLATLTGPKGESIEVGLYQEWPVKIPIRAYADRLRPTKPLSTKIRLIDTFFPIARGGTYCIPGPFGAGKTVIQQLTSRHADVDVVIVAACGERAGEVVETIREFPELEDPRTGRSLMERTIIICNTSSMPVAAREASVYTAVTLAEYYRQMGLNVLLLADSTSRWAQALRELSGRLEEIPGEEAFPAYLESVIAAFYERAGTIRLHSGDAGSVTIGGTVSPAGGNFEEPVTQSTLKVVGAFHGLSRQRSDARRYPAIDPLDSWSTYPGQVDREQVQAMHELLQHSNDIDQMMKVVGEEGTPLEDFVIYLKGEFLDQVYLQQDAFDPVDGATTLKRQSYVFDRLHSFLQTSMTFADKDAARSFFQKLTQATIDWNRLAMDSDDFHHQEKRLEQLVADVTDYA encoded by the coding sequence ATGACCGATCCACACGCCACTTCCACTGCACAAAACGACGCCCAGGCCACGGGGCGTATTGTCGGCGTCAACGGCAACCTGGTCGTCACGGAATTCGATACGCCCATCTTCCAGAATGAAACGGCCCTGGTCCATTGCCACGATCTCCGCCTCCCGGCGGAAATCGTTCGCATCCGCGGCAACCGGGCCGAAATGCAGATTTTTGAAGACACGAAAGATCTGCGGGTGGGGGACACCGTCAGCTTTTCCGGGGAACTCCTGTCCGTGGAACTCGGCCCCGGCCTTTTGGGCCAAGTCTTCGACGGGCTCCAAAATCCACTCTACGACATGGCTGAGACCTACGGCACCTTTCTCCAGCGTGGCGCCAGCCGACCGGCCTTGGACCGCACACAGCACTGGGAATTCACCCCCGAGGTCGCCGAGGGCGAAGAGGTCAAAGCCGGTTCGTGGCTCGGATCCGTCCCGGAGGGGATCTTTGGCCACAAATTGATGGTCCCCTTCCATTTGCGAGGCACCTATACCGTTACGCGTATCAGTCCAGCCGGAACCTACGACCTCAACACGCCCCTGGCCACGCTCACCGGCCCCAAGGGGGAGTCCATCGAGGTTGGTCTCTACCAGGAATGGCCGGTCAAGATCCCCATCCGGGCCTATGCCGACCGCCTCCGCCCGACCAAGCCCCTGAGCACGAAAATACGGCTCATCGACACCTTTTTCCCCATCGCCCGGGGCGGGACCTATTGCATCCCCGGTCCGTTCGGTGCGGGAAAAACCGTTATCCAACAATTGACCAGCCGCCACGCCGATGTGGACGTCGTCATTGTCGCCGCCTGCGGCGAGCGGGCCGGGGAGGTCGTGGAGACCATCCGCGAATTTCCCGAGTTGGAAGACCCGCGCACCGGCCGAAGCCTTATGGAACGCACGATCATCATCTGCAACACGAGTTCCATGCCGGTGGCCGCCCGGGAAGCCTCAGTCTATACCGCCGTCACCCTGGCTGAATACTACCGGCAGATGGGACTCAACGTCCTTTTGCTGGCCGACTCCACCTCCCGCTGGGCCCAGGCCCTGCGCGAACTCTCCGGACGACTTGAGGAAATCCCGGGCGAGGAGGCCTTCCCCGCCTACCTCGAATCGGTGATCGCGGCCTTTTACGAACGAGCCGGCACCATCCGCCTGCACAGCGGCGATGCCGGCTCGGTGACCATTGGCGGCACGGTCAGCCCGGCCGGAGGGAACTTTGAAGAACCTGTGACCCAGAGCACGCTCAAGGTGGTCGGTGCCTTCCACGGCCTCTCCCGCCAACGCTCCGACGCCCGGCGGTACCCGGCCATCGACCCCCTGGACAGTTGGAGCACCTACCCCGGGCAGGTCGACCGTGAACAGGTCCAGGCCATGCACGAACTGCTGCAACACAGCAACGATATCGACCAGATGATGAAGGTTGTCGGCGAGGAGGGCACCCCGTTGGAGGACTTTGTGATCTATCTCAAAGGGGAATTTCTGGACCAGGTCTATTTGCAACAGGACGCCTTTGACCCGGTCGACGGCGCCACAACCCTCAAACGCCAGAGCTACGTCTTCGACCGACTGCATTCCTTTTTGCAGACCTCGATGACCTTTGCGGACAAGGATGCGGCCCGCTCGTTTTTTCAAAAGTTGACCCAGGCGACGATTGACTGGAACCGGCTCGCCATGGACAGCGATGACTTCCACCATCAGGAAAAGCGGCTGGAGCAACTGGTCGCGGACGTGACAGACTATGCGTAA
- a CDS encoding YeeE/YedE thiosulfate transporter family protein, with product MKEHKTSAYWAWFPAAIALAGIIVFIFATFGPPASSSGFIAVLKGALGKIAPDYVAGKTHYQILPGPGSWLMAFVLGMAIGGFFAGRTFRIPIRDVPRLWERRFGPSKSLRYGCSFLGGFLILFGARLAGGCTLGLFISGSTQLAVSGLYFGVVIFAVAMLTARLVYGKTAKEADHE from the coding sequence ATGAAGGAACACAAGACTTCCGCGTATTGGGCCTGGTTCCCGGCAGCCATCGCTCTGGCCGGAATTATCGTTTTCATTTTTGCCACCTTCGGCCCCCCGGCTTCCTCGAGCGGCTTCATCGCCGTTCTAAAGGGCGCTTTGGGGAAAATCGCCCCGGATTATGTGGCTGGCAAGACCCATTACCAGATTCTCCCCGGACCGGGGTCCTGGCTGATGGCCTTTGTCCTGGGTATGGCCATCGGCGGGTTTTTCGCCGGTCGGACATTTCGGATTCCCATCCGGGATGTGCCCCGTCTGTGGGAACGGCGTTTCGGCCCGTCCAAATCTCTGCGCTACGGGTGTTCGTTTTTGGGTGGTTTTTTGATCCTTTTTGGCGCCCGTTTGGCTGGGGGATGCACCCTGGGGTTGTTTATTTCCGGGTCCACGCAACTGGCGGTCAGCGGATTGTATTTCGGCGTTGTGATTTTCGCAGTGGCCATGCTCACCGCCAGGCTGGTCTACGGCAAAACCGCGAAGGAGGCGGACCATGAGTGA
- a CDS encoding ATP synthase subunit K (produces ATP from ADP in the presence of a proton gradient across the membrane; the K subunit is a nonenzymatic component which binds the dimeric form by interacting with the G and E subunits) gives MELEMMVALGKAGAAGALAMAALGSALGTGTAGMAAIGAWKKAYAQNKPASFILITFIGAPLSQTIYGLILMNMILGRSEQALTEGAAFLNWPAMLVGGLIGGAAMGASSWFQGKAGAAAADALGETGQGFGNYLLTIGIVETVALFVMVFVQGTFA, from the coding sequence ATGGAACTCGAGATGATGGTTGCCCTGGGCAAGGCCGGGGCGGCTGGCGCCCTGGCCATGGCCGCCCTGGGCTCGGCCCTGGGAACAGGCACTGCCGGCATGGCCGCGATCGGAGCCTGGAAAAAAGCGTACGCCCAAAACAAGCCGGCCTCCTTTATCCTGATCACCTTTATCGGGGCCCCGCTCTCCCAGACCATCTACGGCCTTATTCTGATGAACATGATCCTTGGGCGCAGTGAGCAGGCCCTGACCGAGGGTGCCGCCTTTCTCAACTGGCCAGCCATGCTCGTCGGCGGCCTGATCGGCGGCGCGGCCATGGGGGCCTCGTCCTGGTTTCAAGGCAAGGCCGGCGCCGCTGCCGCAGACGCCCTGGGGGAAACCGGCCAAGGCTTTGGCAACTATCTTTTGACCATCGGGATTGTCGAAACAGTGGCCCTTTTTGTCATGGTTTTTGTCCAGGGCACCTTCGCCTGA
- a CDS encoding cryptochrome/photolyase family protein, which produces MPAVFIFPHQLFAEHPALEPGADVYLIEEPLFFADAQTPARMHKQKLALHRASMQAYATQLKHKGHPVTTVGTQKGGVLDSICTDLRQKGETGIRVADPVDDWVEQRLTAAAGAAGLEITTTPSPGFVCTDAECGPFFSGQPPYRQTSFYTAMRKRCQILLDDHGKPLGGKWTFDTANRKRYRGEPPVPDLPHLTGGPEKDSALDRVRNEFANHPGEPDLTMPWTHAQAQAWLEDFVDRRLPSFGPFQDALSSKEPFLFHSLLASSLNIGLLTPNQVLDTVLAKHRQSPLPLASLEGFVRQILGWREFVRGMYRHHGRRQRSTNFWGHSRPLPEAFYTASTGIPPVDLAIQRALSNAYCHHIERLMVLGNFMLLCEIAPDDICTWFMEMCIDSYDWVMVPNVYGMSQYADGGLMSSKPYISSSNYIRKMSDFSPGPWSAVWDGLYWRFIHKQRAFFAANPRLKPMTWHLDKMSRSTLQGHIQTAETYLERLFTGRTTPSSPN; this is translated from the coding sequence ATGCCCGCTGTCTTCATCTTTCCGCACCAGCTCTTCGCCGAACACCCCGCCTTGGAACCCGGCGCTGACGTGTACCTCATTGAAGAGCCGCTCTTTTTTGCAGACGCACAGACACCGGCCCGGATGCACAAGCAAAAGCTCGCTCTGCACCGGGCCTCTATGCAGGCCTATGCGACCCAGCTGAAACACAAAGGGCACCCTGTCACCACCGTGGGCACGCAAAAAGGCGGGGTGTTGGACTCAATCTGCACTGATCTCCGCCAAAAAGGAGAAACCGGGATCCGTGTAGCCGACCCGGTCGATGACTGGGTGGAACAACGATTGACTGCTGCCGCTGGAGCTGCGGGATTGGAGATTACAACGACGCCCAGCCCGGGATTTGTCTGCACCGACGCAGAGTGTGGACCATTTTTCTCCGGACAACCGCCGTACCGACAGACCTCCTTTTACACAGCCATGCGCAAACGTTGCCAGATCCTGCTCGACGACCACGGCAAACCGCTCGGCGGCAAATGGACCTTCGACACCGCGAACCGCAAACGCTACCGCGGCGAACCGCCTGTGCCCGACCTGCCGCATTTGACCGGTGGTCCGGAAAAAGACAGCGCCCTGGACCGTGTTCGGAACGAATTTGCGAACCACCCCGGTGAGCCGGACCTCACCATGCCCTGGACCCATGCCCAGGCACAGGCGTGGCTGGAGGACTTTGTAGACCGTCGCCTCCCCTCTTTCGGCCCGTTTCAGGACGCCTTGTCCAGCAAAGAGCCCTTCCTCTTCCACTCCCTGCTGGCCTCCAGTCTGAACATCGGGCTCCTGACCCCAAACCAGGTTCTGGATACCGTTTTAGCCAAACACCGGCAGTCGCCTTTGCCACTGGCCAGCCTCGAGGGGTTCGTGCGTCAGATCCTGGGATGGCGGGAATTTGTCCGCGGCATGTACCGCCACCACGGCCGGCGCCAGCGCAGTACCAATTTCTGGGGGCATAGCCGGCCCCTGCCAGAGGCTTTCTACACCGCCTCCACCGGGATTCCGCCGGTGGATCTGGCGATCCAGCGAGCGCTGTCCAACGCCTACTGTCATCACATTGAACGCTTGATGGTCCTGGGCAATTTCATGCTCCTGTGTGAAATCGCTCCGGACGACATATGCACATGGTTTATGGAAATGTGCATCGACAGTTACGACTGGGTCATGGTCCCCAATGTCTACGGCATGAGCCAATACGCTGACGGCGGTCTCATGAGCAGTAAACCGTACATCAGCTCCAGCAACTACATCCGCAAGATGTCCGATTTCTCCCCGGGGCCGTGGTCTGCTGTCTGGGACGGACTATATTGGCGCTTCATCCACAAACAACGGGCGTTCTTTGCCGCCAATCCCCGTCTCAAACCCATGACCTGGCATCTGGACAAAATGAGCCGGTCCACCCTGCAGGGGCACATTCAGACAGCAGAGACGTATCTGGAACGACTCTTTACAGGGCGCACCACGCCTTCGTCCCCTAACTGA
- a CDS encoding V-type ATP synthase subunit B, with product MRKLYHQIDQIAGNVIVLQAEGVAYGELARVVSRQGTSLAQVIRLEDNRVSLQVFAGSRGVGTDAQVQFLGHPMQTAYSEFLLGRVFDGVARPRDNGPSIREEAIPIGGPSVNPVRRTIPSRMIRTGIPMIDVFNTLVESQKIPIFSMPGEPSNQLLARIALQAEVDCIILGGLGLKHDDYLYFRDELENQGAMSRSIFYIHTAADPTVECLLVPDISLAVAERFALDGKRVLVLLTDMANFADALKEIAITMEQIPSYRGYPGDLYSQLAARYEKAVDFKEAGSITILSLTTMPGDDVTHPIPDNTGYITEGQFYLRGGRIEPFGSLSRLKQKVNAETREDHRSIMNTMIQLYASSREAREKEDMGFQLSAWDRKLLDYGRRFENQMMDLEVNITLEEALDRGWAILDSCFQPQEVGLPSQLVDRFWPQTTKEGNDGQDQAD from the coding sequence ATGCGTAAACTCTACCACCAGATCGACCAGATCGCTGGCAATGTTATCGTGCTTCAGGCCGAAGGAGTGGCCTACGGAGAACTGGCCCGGGTAGTCTCCCGTCAGGGCACCTCCCTGGCCCAGGTCATCCGCCTCGAAGACAATCGGGTCAGTCTGCAGGTCTTTGCCGGCAGTCGCGGCGTCGGCACCGACGCCCAGGTCCAATTTTTGGGACACCCCATGCAAACGGCCTATTCGGAATTCCTGCTGGGCCGTGTTTTCGACGGGGTGGCCCGTCCCCGCGACAACGGTCCGAGTATCCGCGAGGAAGCCATCCCCATCGGCGGCCCCTCGGTCAACCCGGTCCGCCGGACCATCCCCAGCCGCATGATCCGCACCGGCATCCCCATGATCGATGTCTTCAATACCCTGGTCGAATCCCAAAAGATCCCTATCTTTTCCATGCCCGGGGAGCCGTCCAATCAATTGTTGGCCCGTATCGCCCTACAGGCCGAGGTCGATTGCATCATCCTCGGTGGTCTGGGGCTCAAACACGACGATTACCTCTATTTCCGCGACGAGTTGGAAAATCAGGGGGCCATGTCCCGTTCCATCTTCTATATCCACACCGCGGCTGACCCGACCGTGGAATGTCTTCTGGTCCCGGACATCTCTCTTGCCGTGGCCGAGCGCTTTGCCCTGGATGGCAAGCGGGTTCTGGTCTTACTCACGGATATGGCCAATTTTGCCGACGCCCTGAAGGAAATCGCCATCACTATGGAACAGATCCCTTCCTACCGGGGCTATCCCGGCGATCTCTACAGCCAGTTGGCCGCGCGGTACGAAAAAGCGGTGGATTTCAAAGAGGCCGGCTCGATCACCATCCTCTCCCTGACAACCATGCCCGGCGACGACGTGACCCACCCCATCCCGGACAACACCGGCTACATCACAGAAGGGCAATTCTATCTCCGTGGCGGGCGCATCGAACCCTTCGGTTCCCTCAGCCGGCTCAAGCAGAAGGTCAACGCCGAGACCCGCGAAGACCACCGCAGTATCATGAACACCATGATTCAGCTCTATGCCTCCTCACGGGAGGCTAGGGAAAAAGAGGACATGGGATTCCAACTCAGCGCCTGGGACCGCAAACTCCTGGACTACGGCCGTCGATTCGAGAATCAGATGATGGATCTCGAGGTCAATATCACCCTGGAGGAGGCCTTGGATCGGGGGTGGGCCATCCTGGACAGTTGTTTCCAACCCCAGGAAGTGGGACTGCCCTCCCAACTCGTTGATCGCTTCTGGCCCCAAACGACCAAGGAAGGCAACGATGGCCAAGATCAAGCGGACTAA
- a CDS encoding V-type ATP synthase subunit I, translating to MIVSMQKVLLLVSRKQASHALHRLQDLGVMHLAPERLQSGVDLENARQRLDQLRDLEHLLVTLRPRQQTDCSAEKTPAVEELLDLAAERKELLRRRKEVQAEYDRYSPYGDFDPGLVRDLRAQGLDIRLVQTQRDTRIELPEDVLRLETARTKTSVFSVLVRYGQLDLPVRDTALPERSVQDMRDELEAIDARVTTIDTILRQAAPHCPPLATRSRLVRDAFRYYEARSGMEELGPALLVRGYIPRHALSSLQTEAQQRGWGILTLEPEPEEIPPTLLRLPRWVRPIKAVFELIGVLPGYYETDISVPFLLFLSLFFAMIVGDAGYGLVFLGLTWVGRRLTRLPRDAVILLTVMSLCTVGWGLAAGNFFGLDPTPGIVAPLQLGWLSGPEADSHLMLLCFVLGGLQLTIGHTWRALLFFPHSRFLAQVGWILVTWGMFFAARSLVLLAPFPTPALLAIVLGGILVVGFQFPLRQFKRYWTEYVRFPLDLISSFVDVVSYIRLFAVGSATFAIANAFNEMAAGIGAGTVWGPLLAALILFFGHCLNILLAGMGVLVHGVRLNTLEFAGHTGIQWTGQPFSPFARSSGRGRQ from the coding sequence ATGATTGTCTCCATGCAAAAGGTCCTGCTTCTGGTCAGCCGCAAACAAGCGTCGCACGCGCTGCACCGCTTGCAGGATTTAGGCGTCATGCACCTGGCTCCGGAACGCCTCCAGAGCGGGGTCGATCTTGAGAACGCCCGGCAGCGGCTGGACCAGCTCCGGGACCTGGAACACCTCCTGGTCACCCTGCGTCCGCGGCAGCAAACCGATTGCTCTGCGGAAAAAACTCCGGCCGTGGAGGAACTCCTGGATCTGGCCGCGGAGCGCAAGGAACTGCTGCGGCGGCGCAAAGAGGTCCAGGCCGAATACGACCGCTACAGCCCGTATGGGGACTTCGACCCCGGTCTGGTCCGCGACCTGCGCGCCCAGGGACTTGACATCCGCCTCGTCCAGACGCAACGCGACACCCGGATCGAGCTCCCCGAAGACGTGCTCCGCCTCGAGACCGCACGAACCAAGACCTCCGTATTCTCCGTCCTCGTGCGCTACGGCCAGCTGGACCTGCCGGTGCGGGACACCGCCCTTCCCGAACGCTCCGTGCAGGACATGCGCGACGAACTGGAGGCCATTGATGCCCGGGTCACTACAATCGACACCATCCTGCGGCAAGCAGCACCGCATTGCCCGCCGCTGGCCACCCGCAGCCGTCTGGTGCGAGACGCTTTCCGGTATTACGAAGCCCGCTCCGGCATGGAGGAATTGGGTCCCGCCCTGTTGGTGCGGGGCTACATCCCCCGCCACGCTCTTTCCAGTCTCCAAACAGAGGCTCAGCAGCGTGGTTGGGGCATCCTGACCCTGGAGCCGGAGCCTGAAGAAATCCCCCCTACCTTGCTCCGTCTGCCGCGTTGGGTCCGCCCCATCAAGGCGGTCTTCGAATTGATCGGAGTCCTGCCCGGCTATTACGAGACCGATATCAGCGTCCCGTTCCTGCTCTTTTTGAGCCTCTTTTTCGCCATGATCGTCGGCGACGCCGGATACGGCCTGGTCTTTCTCGGACTGACCTGGGTGGGACGCCGCTTGACCCGCTTGCCCAGAGACGCTGTGATCCTGCTGACCGTCATGAGTCTGTGCACTGTGGGCTGGGGGCTGGCCGCTGGAAATTTCTTCGGTCTGGATCCGACGCCGGGGATTGTGGCTCCGCTGCAGCTCGGCTGGCTCAGCGGCCCTGAAGCCGATAGCCACCTCATGTTGCTCTGCTTCGTGCTGGGCGGTCTCCAGCTCACCATCGGCCACACCTGGCGAGCCCTGCTCTTTTTTCCCCACAGCCGTTTCCTGGCCCAGGTTGGCTGGATTCTGGTCACCTGGGGCATGTTCTTTGCCGCCCGGAGCTTGGTGCTGTTGGCGCCGTTTCCCACTCCGGCCCTGTTGGCCATTGTCCTGGGCGGGATTTTGGTCGTGGGCTTTCAATTCCCGCTGCGGCAATTCAAACGGTACTGGACTGAATATGTCCGCTTCCCACTGGATCTGATCAGCAGTTTCGTGGATGTGGTTTCCTACATCCGGCTTTTTGCCGTCGGCAGCGCCACCTTTGCCATCGCCAACGCCTTCAACGAGATGGCCGCGGGCATCGGCGCCGGCACCGTATGGGGGCCTCTGCTCGCGGCCCTGATCCTCTTTTTCGGGCACTGTCTGAACATCCTGCTGGCCGGAATGGGGGTCCTTGTCCACGGCGTCCGGCTCAACACTCTTGAATTTGCAGGACATACCGGCATCCAATGGACAGGGCAGCCATTTTCTCCCTTTGCTCGAAGTTCAGGGCGCGGAAGACAGTAG
- a CDS encoding V-type ATP synthase subunit E family protein: protein MSDQLQPLLERLQKEGVEEAERQAEHIVSQAQQKASSIVRQAEERKKHLLEEARREAEVYTERSRTTLEQSARDLLLTAANGIENILSDLVAEAVDEALDDQTLKDMLVKFVETCAADQDAGNWEIRVRPEDKQKLIQFFAQRYKQRMRQGIEIKDDQEILRGFQISFRDSHISLDFSAEAISEALSEILQPHLAEIVTRVAAEKQTTERIRACLEGDDNLSPQSEHA from the coding sequence ATGTCCGATCAACTCCAGCCGCTCTTGGAGCGCCTGCAAAAAGAAGGCGTTGAAGAAGCCGAACGCCAGGCCGAACATATTGTGTCCCAGGCCCAGCAAAAGGCCTCCTCCATCGTCCGCCAGGCCGAGGAGCGCAAAAAACACCTCCTGGAAGAGGCCAGGCGGGAAGCGGAGGTCTACACGGAACGCAGCCGGACCACCCTGGAACAATCCGCCCGGGATTTGTTGCTCACCGCAGCCAACGGGATTGAAAATATCCTCTCCGATCTGGTTGCTGAAGCCGTGGACGAGGCTCTGGACGACCAGACGCTCAAAGACATGCTCGTCAAATTCGTCGAAACGTGCGCCGCCGATCAAGACGCCGGGAATTGGGAAATCCGGGTCAGGCCGGAGGACAAGCAGAAGTTGATCCAGTTTTTCGCCCAGCGGTACAAACAGCGTATGCGCCAGGGGATAGAGATCAAGGACGACCAGGAAATCCTGCGCGGTTTTCAGATTTCCTTTCGCGACAGCCATATTTCGCTCGACTTCAGCGCCGAAGCGATCAGCGAAGCCTTGAGCGAGATTCTCCAGCCCCACCTAGCGGAAATCGTGACCCGGGTCGCCGCAGAAAAACAGACCACCGAACGCATTCGGGCCTGTCTCGAGGGTGACGACAACCTCTCGCCTCAAAGCGAGCACGCATGA
- a CDS encoding DUF2764 family protein: MIHSYLAASLPWLELEQAPPMSLEGLATQCEGVLSNDALSDVQRLVRGQAVGMRTEPGRRWQNLETQLKNASAARRRPREDLAQPFFEGYSVVVRDCVRRAFNAATPLERERILDRCRFALLSDIASDAPLGLERILSFAGQLHLVHRWFRWDEDTGRERFDNLVSTMAEDVLSRKQVR, translated from the coding sequence ATGATCCACAGCTATCTGGCGGCCAGCTTGCCGTGGCTGGAATTGGAACAAGCCCCCCCGATGTCGCTGGAGGGACTTGCCACGCAATGCGAGGGGGTCCTCAGTAACGACGCCCTGAGTGATGTCCAGCGGCTTGTGCGGGGGCAGGCCGTTGGAATGCGCACCGAACCCGGCCGCCGCTGGCAAAACCTGGAAACCCAACTCAAAAACGCCTCTGCCGCCCGCAGACGCCCCCGTGAAGACCTCGCCCAGCCGTTTTTCGAAGGCTACAGTGTGGTTGTTCGCGACTGCGTGCGGCGGGCCTTCAACGCTGCCACGCCCCTGGAGCGGGAACGGATCCTGGATCGCTGCCGCTTTGCCCTTTTGTCCGACATCGCCAGCGACGCTCCTTTGGGCTTGGAACGCATTCTCAGCTTTGCCGGACAATTACATTTGGTCCACCGCTGGTTCCGCTGGGACGAGGACACAGGCCGGGAACGCTTTGACAACCTGGTCTCGACAATGGCCGAAGACGTTCTGTCCCGAAAACAGGTCCGCTGA